The proteins below are encoded in one region of Centropristis striata isolate RG_2023a ecotype Rhode Island chromosome 12, C.striata_1.0, whole genome shotgun sequence:
- the slc25a5 gene encoding ADP/ATP translocase 2 — translation MSETAISFAKDFLAGGIAAAISKTAVAPIERVKLLLQVQHASKQITVDKQYKGIMDCVVRIPKEQGFLSFWRGNLANVIRYFPTQALNFAFKDKYKKIFLDGVDKRKQFWRYFAGNLASGGAAGATSLCFVYPLDFARTRLAADVGKAGGGREFKGLGDCLVKISRSDGIKGLYQGFSVSVQGIIIYRAAYFGVYDTAKGMLPDPKNTHIFVSWMIAQSVTAVAGLVSYPFDTVRRRMMMQSGRKGADIMYSGTIDCWKKIARDEGGKAFFKGAWSNVLRGMGGAFVLVLYDELKKVI, via the exons ATGAGTGAGACAGCTATTTCCTTCGCCAAGGATTTCCTGGCTGGTGGTATCGCCGCTGCCATCTCCAAAACAGCTGTAGCCCCCATCGAGAGAGTCAAGCTACTCCTGCAG GTGCAACATGCCAGCAAACAGATCACAGTTGACAAGCAGTACAAGGGTATCATGGACTGCGTGGTCCGCATCCCCAAAGAGCAGGGCTTCCTCTCGTTCTGGAGAGGGAATCTGGCCAACGTCATCCGATACTTCCCCACTCAGGCCCTGAACTTTGCTTTCAAGGACAAGTACAAGAAGATTTTCCTCGACGGCGTGGACAAGCGCAAACAGTTCTGGAGATACTTTGCAGGTAACTTGGCGTCCGGTGGCGCCGCAGGAGCCACGTCACTGTGTTTCGTCTACCCGCTCGACTTCGCCAGAACACGTCTGGCTGCTGACGTCGGCAAAGCCGGAGGGGGGCGCGAGTTCAAAGGCCTGGGAGACTGCTTGGTGAAGATCTCCAGATCTGACGGCATCAAGGGTCTGTACCAGGGCTTCAGCGTGTCCGTGCAGGGCATCATCATCTACAGAGCGGCTTACTTTGGCGTCTACGACACGGCGAAGG GGATGCTTCCAGACCCGAAGAACACACACATCTTTGTCAGCTGGATGATCGCTCAATCTGTGACTGCGGTCGCTGGTCTCGTGTCCTACCCCTTCGACACCGTCCGTCGTCGCATGATGATGCAGTCCGGACGCAAAGGAG CCGACATCATGTACAGCGGCACCATCGACTGCTGGAAGAAGATCGCACGTGATGAGGGCGGCAAGGCCTTCTTCAAAGGAGCCTGGTCCAACGTGCTCCGAGGCATGGGCGGCGCCTTCGTGCTCGTCTTATACGATGAGCTGAAGAAAGTCATCTGA